In Desulfovibrio inopinatus DSM 10711, the sequence TTTTGCCTTCTGTGCGCGCCTCGGCTTCGATATCAATGCGACAGGCTGTCTCATCAAGGGAAAACCGCACATCGACAAAATTCAGTGCTAACGGATGACACATCGGAATAAGATCTGCTGTCCGTTTCGCAGCCAGAATCCCGGCGATTTTCGCCGTTGTCAGTGCGTCTCCCTTCGGAAGAGCTTGCTCTTTCAGAAGCGTAAATGTCTCTTTCGATACAACAACTTGTGCGCCGGCGATAGCTACCCGGCGTGTAATCGTTTTCTCGCCGACATCAACCATTTGCGCTCGGCCATCTTCGTCGATATGAGAAAAGTGCGGCATACTCGCCTCCTTCATGAACT encodes:
- the moaC gene encoding cyclic pyranopterin monophosphate synthase MoaC is translated as MPHFSHIDEDGRAQMVDVGEKTITRRVAIAGAQVVVSKETFTLLKEQALPKGDALTTAKIAGILAAKRTADLIPMCHPLALNFVDVRFSLDETACRIDIEAEARTEGKTGVEMEAMHAATAAALTLYDMCKAVQKDIVIQNIRLLYKSGGKSGVFTAK